From Anopheles arabiensis isolate DONGOLA chromosome 3, AaraD3, whole genome shotgun sequence, a single genomic window includes:
- the LOC120903095 gene encoding TNF receptor-associated factor 4 isoform X3: MSALEDMSNTARIRSELIQIMRENNLIVSQPVPNMVTSQKDYATIYPDPESEKAIMGSLVFCIHHKQGCKWSDELRKLKAHLNTCKHDAIQCPNKCGSQIPRVMMTDHLAFTCILRRAICEFCNVEFTGIGLEEHAGTCSSEPIYCESKCGTRVLRGRMSIHRAKDCAKRLRRCPHCGREFCADTLAAHGATCPRSPIPCPQRCDAGPFARADLDAHLRDECKALTVPCTFKEAGCRFKGPRHLLEAHLEANTSAHLSLMVALSGRQGQQINMLKSAMAKLSTNYTGTLLWKITDWSVKMQEAKTKDGLELVSPPFYTSQYGYKLQASMFLNGNGPGEGTHVSVYIKVLPGEYDALLKWPFSHSVTFTLFEQGTLGSGGGGQGGVAESFVPDPTWENFQRPSTEPDALGFGFPRFVSHELLNRRPFVRDDTVFLRVKVDPSKIVAV, from the exons ATCTATCCCGATCCCGAGTCCGAGAAGGCCATCATGGGCTCATTGGTATTCTGCATTCATCACAAGCAAGGCTGCAAATGGTCTGACGAGTTGAGGAAATTGAAG GCACATCTGAATACCTGCAAGCACGATGCCATCCAGTGCCCGAACAAGTGCGGCTCCCAGATACCACGCGTAATGATGACGGACCATCTGGCGTTCACCTGCATCCTGCGCCGTGCCATCTGCGAGTTCTGCAACGTGGAGTTCACCGGCATTGGGCTGGAGGAGCACGCCGGCACCTGCAGCTCGGAACCGATCTACTGCGAGTCCAAGTGTGGCACGCGCGTACTCCGCGGCCGCATGTCCATCCATCGTGCCAAAGACTGTGCGAAACGTTTGCGCCGCTGTCCGCACTGTGGCCGCGAGTTCTGTGCCGACACGCTGGCCGCCCATGGCGCTACCTGTCCGCGCAGCCCCATCCCCTGTCCGCAGCGGTGCGACGCGGGGCCGTTCGCGCGCGCCGATCTCGATGCGCATCTGCGCGACGAGTGCAAAGCGCTGACGGTGCCGTGCACGTTCAAGGAGGCCGGATGCCGCTTCAAGGGTCCGCGCCACCTGCTGGAGGCGCATCTGGAGGCGAACACGTCCGCGCATCTGTCGCTGATGGTGGCATTGTCGGGCCGGCAGGGACAGCAGATCAACATGCTGAAGAGCGCCATGGCGAAGCTGAGCACCAACTACACCGGCACGCTGCTGTGGAAGATCACCGACTGGTCGGTGAAAATGCAGGAAGCGAAGACGAAGGACGGGCTGGAGCTGGTGTCGCCACCGTTCTACACCAGCCAGTACGGCTACAAGCTGCAGGCGTCGATGTTCCTCAACGGCAACGGGCCGGGCGAGGGAACGCACGTGTCCGTGTACATCAAGGTGCTGCCGGGCGAGTACGATGCCCTGCTAAAGTGGCCATTCTCCCACTCCGTCACCTTCACGCTGTTCGAGCAGGGAACGCTCggaagcggcggcggcggccaggGAGGCGTCGCGGAATCGTTTGTGCCAGATCCGACGTGGGAGAACTTCCAGCGTCCATCGACCGAGCCGGATGCGCTCGGGTTCGGCTTTCCACGATTTGTTTCCCACGAGCTGCTCAACAGGCGCCCGTTCGTGCGGGATGACACCGTGTTTCTGCGCGTAAAGGTCGACCCAAGCAAGATAGTGGCAGTGTAA
- the LOC120901599 gene encoding probable DNA replication complex GINS protein PSF2, producing MEPAELEFIGENSLISVIPNFNHDSIYLISGTIEPFRGGTPLYVPLWLGIHLRQQQKCRIVAPNWMDIDLLEDIKETEKRISTFTKMPSPNYMVEAKLILNTAPEDVPSSDGIKTLIKDIYDVRCAKLRTTVENFIKSEGSHTVNLENVTVLELHTIQPLLPHAMDLLGRIEQTRKVVRSMNTTTQSFSFGGTSGLGSSGSSRPW from the exons ATGGAACCGGCCGAGTTAGAGTTTATCGGTGAAAACTCCCTAATTAGTGTGATACCCAACTTTAACCATGATTCCATCTATCTCATATCGGGCACTATCGAACCATTCCGAGGAGGCACGCCGCTTTATGTACCGCTGTGGCTGGGAATACATCTTCGCCAACAACAAAAGTGTCGCATCGTAGCACCGAACTGGATGGATATTGATCTGCTGGAAGATATTAAGGAAACGGAGAAACGCATCAG TACCTTTACCAAAATGCCCAGCCCCAACTATATGGTGGAAGCTAAATTGATTCTCAATACCGCACCGGAAGACGTTCCCTCGTCCGATGGCATCAAAACGCTCATCAAGGATATCTACGATGTGCGCTGCGCTAAGCTGCGTACCACGGTGGAAAACTTCATCAAAAGCGAAGGGTCACATACGGTGAATTTGGAAAATGTAACTGTGCTGGAGCTGCACACCATTCAACCGTTGCTGCCCCATGCAATGGACTTGCTTGGTCGGATAGAACAAACGAGGAAGGTTGTACGTTCGatgaacacaacaacacaatcgTTCAGCTTCGGCggtacgagcgggctgggatCGTCCGGTTCATCCAGACCTTGGTAA
- the LOC120903095 gene encoding TNF receptor-associated factor 4 isoform X2, translated as MSALEDMSNTARIRSELIQIMSRENNLIVSQPVPNMVTSQKDYATIYPDPESEKAIMGSLVFCIHHKQGCKWSDELRKLKAHLNTCKHDAIQCPNKCGSQIPRVMMTDHLAFTCILRRAICEFCNVEFTGIGLEEHAGTCSSEPIYCESKCGTRVLRGRMSIHRAKDCAKRLRRCPHCGREFCADTLAAHGATCPRSPIPCPQRCDAGPFARADLDAHLRDECKALTVPCTFKEAGCRFKGPRHLLEAHLEANTSAHLSLMVALSGRQGQQINMLKSAMAKLSTNYTGTLLWKITDWSVKMQEAKTKDGLELVSPPFYTSQYGYKLQASMFLNGNGPGEGTHVSVYIKVLPGEYDALLKWPFSHSVTFTLFEQGTLGSGGGGQGGVAESFVPDPTWENFQRPSTEPDALGFGFPRFVSHELLNRRPFVRDDTVFLRVKVDPSKIVAV; from the exons ATCTATCCCGATCCCGAGTCCGAGAAGGCCATCATGGGCTCATTGGTATTCTGCATTCATCACAAGCAAGGCTGCAAATGGTCTGACGAGTTGAGGAAATTGAAG GCACATCTGAATACCTGCAAGCACGATGCCATCCAGTGCCCGAACAAGTGCGGCTCCCAGATACCACGCGTAATGATGACGGACCATCTGGCGTTCACCTGCATCCTGCGCCGTGCCATCTGCGAGTTCTGCAACGTGGAGTTCACCGGCATTGGGCTGGAGGAGCACGCCGGCACCTGCAGCTCGGAACCGATCTACTGCGAGTCCAAGTGTGGCACGCGCGTACTCCGCGGCCGCATGTCCATCCATCGTGCCAAAGACTGTGCGAAACGTTTGCGCCGCTGTCCGCACTGTGGCCGCGAGTTCTGTGCCGACACGCTGGCCGCCCATGGCGCTACCTGTCCGCGCAGCCCCATCCCCTGTCCGCAGCGGTGCGACGCGGGGCCGTTCGCGCGCGCCGATCTCGATGCGCATCTGCGCGACGAGTGCAAAGCGCTGACGGTGCCGTGCACGTTCAAGGAGGCCGGATGCCGCTTCAAGGGTCCGCGCCACCTGCTGGAGGCGCATCTGGAGGCGAACACGTCCGCGCATCTGTCGCTGATGGTGGCATTGTCGGGCCGGCAGGGACAGCAGATCAACATGCTGAAGAGCGCCATGGCGAAGCTGAGCACCAACTACACCGGCACGCTGCTGTGGAAGATCACCGACTGGTCGGTGAAAATGCAGGAAGCGAAGACGAAGGACGGGCTGGAGCTGGTGTCGCCACCGTTCTACACCAGCCAGTACGGCTACAAGCTGCAGGCGTCGATGTTCCTCAACGGCAACGGGCCGGGCGAGGGAACGCACGTGTCCGTGTACATCAAGGTGCTGCCGGGCGAGTACGATGCCCTGCTAAAGTGGCCATTCTCCCACTCCGTCACCTTCACGCTGTTCGAGCAGGGAACGCTCggaagcggcggcggcggccaggGAGGCGTCGCGGAATCGTTTGTGCCAGATCCGACGTGGGAGAACTTCCAGCGTCCATCGACCGAGCCGGATGCGCTCGGGTTCGGCTTTCCACGATTTGTTTCCCACGAGCTGCTCAACAGGCGCCCGTTCGTGCGGGATGACACCGTGTTTCTGCGCGTAAAGGTCGACCCAAGCAAGATAGTGGCAGTGTAA
- the LOC120902742 gene encoding RUS family member 1, with protein MKIHFREQYCSNGEEILYVTPDHQDTVVRVTVKGERPSIRKRFSLKRFFQHLFLPVGYPDSVSSDYLSYQKWDTLQAFCSTISGTLTTHAILKGVGVGSDAANPLSATITWVLKDGTGHLGRILFAWWKGSELDIDSKKWRIRADVLNDVAMAIDLFVLPYYPKASTYILCATTTMKAIVGVAGGATRSALTQHHAIRGNLADVASKDSAQETCVNLIASFVGLFLLTYLQNQKVLYGLFAFVTLIHIYANIKAVKAVCLRTFNEARYLIALEEYFKSGMMLSPQQVNKLERVTVGQTVTLTARVKIGCSVRELTEFYRNCYDLENLIACFDSRDKFLIAETRHYVGVYLHFTVKPLDIIKSYFYVASYLQDKSQLRDRYWEIQNKWNEFLNMAQCEGWNVHAHLLKTDEYRLDWRI; from the exons ATGAAAATCCACTTCCGCGAACAGTACTGCTCGAATGGAGAGGAAATTCTCTACGTCACGCCGGATC ACCAAGACACTGTCGTTCGGGTAACAGTTAAGGGTGAACGGCCATCGATACGGAAGCGCTTCAGCTTAAAGCGGTTTTTCCAGCATCTCTTCCTGCCTGTTGGATATCCGGACAGTGTGAGCAGTGACTACTTATCATACCAAAAGTGGGACACGTTGCAGGCTTTCTGTAGCACCATAAGTG GAACGCTAACAACTCATGCAATCCTCAAGGGAGTTGGTGTCGGAAGCGATGCGGCCAACCCACTTTCAGCAACAATTACATGGGTGCTCAAGGATGGTACCGGACATTTGGGTAGAATACTGTTCGCCTGGTGGAAAGG TTCGGAATTAGATATCGATTCGAAAAAGTGGCGCATCCGCGCGGATGTACTGAACGATGTTGCGATGGCTATTGATCTGTTCGTGCTGCCGTACTATCCGAAGGCGTCTACGTACATACTTTGTGCAACAACTACCATGAAAGCGATAGTCGGTGTGGCGGGTGGAGCGACCAGATCCGCGCTTACCCAACACCATGCCATACGCGGTAACTTGGCGGACGTAGCATCGAAAGATAGCGCACAGGAAACTTGTGTCAATTTGATTGCCTCCTTTGTAGGGCTTTTCCTTCTCACGTACCTGCAAAATCAAAA GGTGTTGTATGGTTTATTTGCCTTCGTGACACTGATTCACATCTACGCCAATATCAAGGCGGTTAAGGCAGTCTGCTTGCGAACGTTTAATGAAGCACGCTACTTGATCGCACTGGAAGAGTACTTTAAATCCGGAATGATGCTCTCTCCTCAGCAAGTCAACAAGCTGGAAAGAGTCACCGTCGGCCAAACGGTGACACTGACGGCTCGGGTAAAGATCGGATGCTCTGTCCGGGAGCTCACCGAGTTTTATCGCAATTGCTACGATCTGGAAAACCTGATCGCTTGTTTTGATTCGCGAGACAAGTTTCTAATAGCAGAAACGCGCCACTATGTCGGTGTATACCTGCACTTCACGGTGAAACCGCTGGATATTATAAAATCCTACTTTTACGTTGCTTCCTACTTGCAAGACAAGAGCCAGCTGCGCGATCGCTACTGGGAAATACAAAACAAGTGGAACGAATTCCTTAACATGGCTCAGTGCGAGGGATGGAACGTGCATGCGCATTTGCTCAAAACCGATGAGTATCGGCTCGATTGGAGGATATAG
- the LOC120902743 gene encoding RWD domain-containing protein 4 has product MSEAKEMQDDEREALISIYEGDSAFKQVNSETYQYKYGEEGNKSFLLEICWTENYPNELPSFNLETFYNRNLSRSAKDSIASILNEEAQQWIGCGMTYTLFECLKDKLDELLTDENCNAGDGQQMIIGTTNARVEAEQSNSDSDEEGVANEGKDGKRDAKREHLTKAQKRKQWDRVDSKGNRQRGWNWVDIIKHLSQTGGKPE; this is encoded by the exons ATGTCCGAGGCAAAAGAAATGCAGGATGACGAAAGGGAAGCTCTCATATCGATATACGAAGGTGACAGTGCCTTCAAGCAGGTGAACTCCGAAACGTACCAGTACAAA TACGGTGAAGAAGGTAACAAATCGTTTCTGCTAGAGATCTGTTGGACGGAAAACTATCCCAATGAGCTGCCCAGCTTCAATCTGGAAACATTCTATAACAGAAATCT CTCTCGTTCTGCGAAAGATTCGATTGCCTCCATCCTAAATGAAGAAGCGCAGCAATGGATTGGTTGTGGCATGACATACACATTATTTGAGTGCCTAAAGGATAAGCTGGATGAGCTGCTGACGGATGAAAACTGTAATGCGGGCGATGGTCAGCAGATGATCATCGGTACCACCAACGCACGTGTGGAGGCTGAACAGTCGAATAGCGATTCTGATGAAGAGGGCGTAGCGAACGAAGGGAAAGATGGTAAGAGAGATGCGAAACGGGAACATCTTACCAAAGCCCAGAAACGGAAACAGTGGGACCGTGTCGATAGCAAGGGTAACCGGCAGCGTGGCTGGAATTGGGTTGATATCATCAAACATTTGTCGCAGACGGGAGGAAAACCAGAATAG
- the LOC120903095 gene encoding TNF receptor-associated factor 4 isoform X1 yields MVRSLSQWTKTLSFPARISPNRNSKDCNVNVLPITPPPAPPRNKSTSTSSASTMSSSSSPSSSSSSPTPPPNVPITEISQIIYPDPESEKAIMGSLVFCIHHKQGCKWSDELRKLKAHLNTCKHDAIQCPNKCGSQIPRVMMTDHLAFTCILRRAICEFCNVEFTGIGLEEHAGTCSSEPIYCESKCGTRVLRGRMSIHRAKDCAKRLRRCPHCGREFCADTLAAHGATCPRSPIPCPQRCDAGPFARADLDAHLRDECKALTVPCTFKEAGCRFKGPRHLLEAHLEANTSAHLSLMVALSGRQGQQINMLKSAMAKLSTNYTGTLLWKITDWSVKMQEAKTKDGLELVSPPFYTSQYGYKLQASMFLNGNGPGEGTHVSVYIKVLPGEYDALLKWPFSHSVTFTLFEQGTLGSGGGGQGGVAESFVPDPTWENFQRPSTEPDALGFGFPRFVSHELLNRRPFVRDDTVFLRVKVDPSKIVAV; encoded by the exons ATGGTGCGCAGTTTGTCACAGTGGACGAAAACGTTGAGTTTTCCGGCCCGCATATCGCCCAACCGGAACTCGAAGGATTGCAACGTGAACGTGCTGCCGATAACGCCCCCGCCGGCACCACCGCGTAACAAGTCCACCTCCACCTCTTCGGCCAGCACGATGTCATCGTCCTCGTCGccttcgtcctcgtcctcctcgccGACCCCGCCGCCCAATGTGCCGATTACGGAAATTAGTCAAATT ATCTATCCCGATCCCGAGTCCGAGAAGGCCATCATGGGCTCATTGGTATTCTGCATTCATCACAAGCAAGGCTGCAAATGGTCTGACGAGTTGAGGAAATTGAAG GCACATCTGAATACCTGCAAGCACGATGCCATCCAGTGCCCGAACAAGTGCGGCTCCCAGATACCACGCGTAATGATGACGGACCATCTGGCGTTCACCTGCATCCTGCGCCGTGCCATCTGCGAGTTCTGCAACGTGGAGTTCACCGGCATTGGGCTGGAGGAGCACGCCGGCACCTGCAGCTCGGAACCGATCTACTGCGAGTCCAAGTGTGGCACGCGCGTACTCCGCGGCCGCATGTCCATCCATCGTGCCAAAGACTGTGCGAAACGTTTGCGCCGCTGTCCGCACTGTGGCCGCGAGTTCTGTGCCGACACGCTGGCCGCCCATGGCGCTACCTGTCCGCGCAGCCCCATCCCCTGTCCGCAGCGGTGCGACGCGGGGCCGTTCGCGCGCGCCGATCTCGATGCGCATCTGCGCGACGAGTGCAAAGCGCTGACGGTGCCGTGCACGTTCAAGGAGGCCGGATGCCGCTTCAAGGGTCCGCGCCACCTGCTGGAGGCGCATCTGGAGGCGAACACGTCCGCGCATCTGTCGCTGATGGTGGCATTGTCGGGCCGGCAGGGACAGCAGATCAACATGCTGAAGAGCGCCATGGCGAAGCTGAGCACCAACTACACCGGCACGCTGCTGTGGAAGATCACCGACTGGTCGGTGAAAATGCAGGAAGCGAAGACGAAGGACGGGCTGGAGCTGGTGTCGCCACCGTTCTACACCAGCCAGTACGGCTACAAGCTGCAGGCGTCGATGTTCCTCAACGGCAACGGGCCGGGCGAGGGAACGCACGTGTCCGTGTACATCAAGGTGCTGCCGGGCGAGTACGATGCCCTGCTAAAGTGGCCATTCTCCCACTCCGTCACCTTCACGCTGTTCGAGCAGGGAACGCTCggaagcggcggcggcggccaggGAGGCGTCGCGGAATCGTTTGTGCCAGATCCGACGTGGGAGAACTTCCAGCGTCCATCGACCGAGCCGGATGCGCTCGGGTTCGGCTTTCCACGATTTGTTTCCCACGAGCTGCTCAACAGGCGCCCGTTCGTGCGGGATGACACCGTGTTTCTGCGCGTAAAGGTCGACCCAAGCAAGATAGTGGCAGTGTAA